CATCGAGTGATCGGGTATCGGTTGAACTCGGAGCCAGATTGCCCCCCGACCACTGAACCGCGCCTGAACCCTCCTTGAACCTTGGCTGAACGAAATTGCCTACAGCGTCTGAAGATATTTCGCAGGATCGAATTCATCCCACCAGGCGTGTCGCCGCAAAAGACGCGCAAAAAAAAACGGGAGCCCATCCAGGCTCCCGCACTCAATTCAGAGAAAATGTCCGGAGACGGCACTGCCGTGATTCCAGACTACAACCTCACCTGCGTTCCAGAAGAAACGCAGGGCTAGTCTGGCAAAAACCGGGGGGACGCTTCCGTTTCGCTTTGTTTGCCATTTGCAAACATATGTAAACGGGAGGACCGCTGGCCGTTTACCGCGCCGCCGGGCAGAATCCCGCCATGACTTCGACTCACCCCATCTGCTGCGGCCCCCTCGACGCCACCTCGCCCTTTCCCCAGGCCTTGCCGGGGCTGGTGATGCGATCCTGCGCCTTCGATCCGGCCCTGCTGGCCGCCGATGCCTTCGTCCAGCACGGCATCCCGGCGCCGGCCAGCATCCAGCGCTCGGTGGCCAAGCGGCAGGCCGAGTACTTCGCCGGGCGCCTTTGCGCCCGCGACGCCCTGCTCGCCCTCACCGGCCGCGCCGACGTCCCAGCCCTGGGGGACGACCGTGCGCCCCTCTGGCCCGAAGGCGTCAGCGGCTCCATCAGCCACAGCCACGGACTGGCGGCCGCCCTGGTGGCGGATCAACGCCAATGGCGAGGACTGGGGCTGGACCTGGAAGAACCCCTGGCCACGCCACGCGCCCTGAAGCTGGCGGCGGAAATCCTCACCCCCGCTGAACTGCGACGCCTCGCGGCCTTCACCCCGGAGCAGCAGGCCGCGCGAATCACCCTCACCTTTTCCATCAAGGAAAGCCTGTTCAAGGCCCTCTATCCCCTGGTCGGCACCCGCTTCTATTTCCAGGACGCGGAGCTGCTGGAGGCCGACGACGACGGCAGGGCCCGCCTGCGGCTGCTGATCGACCTGTCGGCGGAATGGCGGGCGGGACGTGAACTGGACGGCTGGCATTGCCTGTTCCGGGAGCGGTTGTTGAGCCTGGTGGCCGTGGAGGCCTGACCCCGCCCGATGGGGTTCGCGGAGCCGACACCCTCGCAGGCTTGCGTAGGGTGGGTCACGCTCCATCGACCCACCGCCGGGGCCTGGTGCAGGCACTGTGATGGGCTCCGCTCGAGCTGCGCGGGAAAGACTAGAGCGACTCCGCCTCGCTCTGCCGGCGCGGCCAGACCAGGCTGAAGCGGGCGCCGCCCAGGGAATCGCTGCGACCGATCTGGGCGCGGCCAGCGTGCCAGTAGATGATCCGCCGCACGATGGACAGCCCCAGGCCGTGGCCACCGGAGGCGCGGGTGCGGCTGTCGTCGAGGCGCATGAAGGGCTTGAAGATCTTCTCCCACTGGTTCTCCGGGACCCCCGGGCCGTCGTCCTCGACATCGATGCGGCAGCGCTTGTGACCGATCTGGTAGTTGAGCTGGACCCGCGACTCGGCATGGCGCATGGCGTTGCTCACCAGGTTCTGCAGGGCACGGTGCAGGTAGCGCGGCTCGGCCTCCACCCAGGCGCCGTCGCTGCCCACGTTCAGGCACAGGCCGCGCTCGATGCGCACGCTGGCGCGCAGGGGGGACAGCTCGGCGATCACCTGGTCGAACAGCGCATCCAGGTCCACCCGCTGGAAATGCAGCGCCGGCGAGCCCTGCTCCAGACGGGCGTAGGTCAGCATCTCGTCCACCAGTTTGTCCAGCTCCTGGATATCGCCGTCCATGCCGTCCATGTACTTGCGCCGGGCCGACTCGGTCTCGGCGTCGGCGATCATCTCCAGGCCGAAGCGCAGTCGCGCCACCGGCGTACGCAGTTCATGGGACACCGCGCGAATCAGCTCCCGCTGCAGGGAGATCAGCCGTTGCAACTGCTCCGCCATCCCGTTGAAGGCCGCCGCCAGCCGCCCCACCGAGTCCGCCCCTCTGGCCGGCACGCGTGCGTCCAGCTTGCCCTGGGCGATGGCCGTGGCGGCACTCTCCAGCCCCATCAACCGATGCTCCAGCTGGCGTACCAGGAAATACACGGTCAGGCCGATCAGGGTCAGGCCGAGGAAACCGATCAGCACCAGCATCTGCGGCGGGTAGGGGTTCATCTGGTGCAATGGCCCCAGCTCCAGCACCCAGGGCGTGTCCACCATGCCGGCGAACACCCGGATCGAGTCGCCGTCCTTGCCCAGGGCCATCACCGTGTCGCCCTCGTCCACCCGGCGGCGCTGGTCATCGTCCAGGTCCGCGCTCTTCAGCGGGATCAGGCGCATGGGAAAACCGAACTGCTTGTTCTCCTTCAGCGACGCAAGGCGGTGGGGCTGCTCGTTGACGGGGAAGCGCACCAGCTCGTCCATCAGCAGGTAGACGGTGGCCCGTGCCAGTTGCTCGCTGATCTGCTCCACATCGCCGGTCAGCATCAGCCGCTCACCCACGCTGACCAGGCTGTAGACCCGCGCCGCGTGGGGGCCGGTCTGCTCCACCAGCACCTGGCCACGCGCCAGGCGATTGCGGGCGCCGCTGTCCAGCTTCGCACCGTCCATGGGCCGCAACTCCAGCGGAATGCCCAGCAACCGGCCCCAGAGCACCACGGCGCGGCGACGCTCTACCTCGTTCATGGGCTGAAGGTTGTCCGACATCAGGCGGAAGGTGCCCCGCGCCAGACTTTCGCGGTACTGGTCCGCCCGCACCTGGTTGACCTGGTGAATGGTGAAGATGCCCAGCAGCGCCACCAACACCAGGGTGACCAGCATGCCGCCATAGATGCGCAGGAAAATGGAGTTCATGGACGTTCGCCCGTGCGGCGGCCGGTGGCCGCGTCGTCAGAGACCTTCGGCGGCCTCTTTGACAAAGAGATAGCCCTTGCTGCGCACCGTCTTGATCAGGCGCGGGTGCATGGGGTCGTCACCGATCTTCGGACGAATGCGGGAAATGCGCACGTCGATGGAGCGGTCCTGGCCGTCGTACTCGATGCCTCGCAGGGAATTGAAGATCTCCTCCCGCGAGAGGATGCGTCCGGCGTTCACCGCCAGCAGCCAGAGCAGGTCGAACTCGGCGCTGGTCAGCTCGATGCCGCGCTCGCTGAGCCAGGCCTCGCGCATGGCGCTGTCGATCACCAGCGGGCCGAACTCCAGGCGGCGCGGATTCTCCGGCGCCGGCGCCTCGCTGGCGGCCTCGCTGCGCCGCAACAGCGCACGGATGCGCGCCAGCAGCACACGCGGGCGCACGGGCTTGCATACGTAGTCGTCGGCCCCCAGCTCGAGGCCCAGCACCTGGTCCATGTCGTCGGTACGTGCGGTGAGCATCAGGATGGGCCCGTCGAACTGGCCCTGCAGCTTGCGGCAGATGGACAGGCCGTCCTCCCCCGGCAGCATCAGGTCCAGCACCACCAGGTCCGGGCGCTCCTTGAGGATGCGCGCCACCGCCTGGCCGCCGTCGGACTCGATGGCGACCCGCAGGCCGTTGCCCTCCAGGTACTCGCGGGTCAGTTCGGCCAGCCGCTGATCATCTTCGACAATAAGGACCCGCCAGGCTTCTTGCTCCACCACGCACTCCCCGAGACTGCATCAGGACCATCGAAAAAAGGCTCGCATTGTATCAATGCCGGGCGGATAGCACAGCGCATGCCAAATCAAGCACAAAACACAAGATATTGTGTTAGCTTGCGACGCCGTCGACAGCCAGGTGCAGCCCGAAAAAGGTGCCACTGGGCGGCGACGAACGGCAAAGCCTAGAGCCACCGGGGCTTTCCCTCCGTTACCCCGCAGTCACCCACAAATCACCCACAACTTATCCACAGGCTAGATGTAGTGGGTCGCCTTGCAATGACCCCGGCACCGCATTATCTTGTACCCCCATCAAGCTCAGCCCCTACATATTGGGGTAAGGGCGTAACACCGGACACAACTAGAATCAAGCGCTAACGGCCTTTTCCGAGCCTGACGACCGGTGTCAAACCAGCAGTATTCGACCCACCAACCGCCCAGCGCGGCGGGTGCCGGCCCAGGACACAGAGACGTCACCTGGGGGCCGGAAGCCGGTGCGGCGAAGAACACGCCCACCACTAGGTATTGTGTTGTCACGGCGTGTTAACACCGTGGCGATTGACTTGTAGGGCCAGGAAGGCGCTTGAGTCCTGTCCTTCTGCCTCGATGCACCACGATTCGCGCCCGGCGTCCTCGCCGTGCGCATGCGTTGTGAAAAGGGAATGAAGAACGGCTCGGGCGCCACTCAATAAATCAGAACATGGAGATCCCCATGCAGACCGACACCACTCGCGAGAACCCGCAGGCCGTGGCGCCGCAGGCCGCCGATTCCAACCAGGATCTGGCTGCCACCGCCCCCGGCCAGCTGCGCGTGATCAAGCGCAACGGCACTGTCGTCCCGTACACCGACGACAAGATCACCGTTGCCATCACCAAGGCGTTCCTCGCCGTGGAAGGCGGTACTGCCGCGGCTTCTTCCCGCATCCATGAAACCGTCGCGCGCCTGACCGAACAGGTCACCGCCACCTTCAAGCGCCGCATGCCCTCCGGCGGCACCATCCACATCGAAGAGATCCAGGACCAGGTCGAACTGGCCCTGATGCGCGCCGGCGAGCAGAAGGTCGCCCGCGACTACGTGATCTACCGCGAGGCCCGCGCCGCCGAGCGCAAGAACGCCCGCGCCGGCAGCGACGTCGCCCAGCCGCACCCGAGCATCCGCATCACCCGCGCCGATGGCTCGCTCGTCCCGCTGGACATGGGCCGCCTGACCACCATCATCAGCGAAGCCTGCGAAGCCCTGGCCGAAGTCGACGGCGCGCTGATCGAGCGTGAAACCCTGAAGAACCTGTACGACGGCGTGGCCGAGAAGGACGTCAACACCGCCCTGGTGATGACCGCCCGTACCCTGGTGGAACGTGAGCCGAACTACTCCTACGTCACCGCTCGCCTGCTGATGGACACCCTGCGCGCCGAAGCCCTGGGCTTCCTGGGCGTCGCCGAAAGCGCCACCCACCACGAAATGGCCGACCTCTACGCCAAGGCCCTGCCGGCCTACGTGGAAAAGGGCATCGAGTTCGAACTGCTCGATCCCAAGCTGAAGTCCTTCGACCTGGAGAAACTGGGCCGCGCCCTGAACCACGAGCGCGACCAGCAGTTCACCTACCTCGGCCTGCAGACCCTGTACGACCGCTACTTCATCCACAAGGACGGCATCCGCTTCGAACTGCCGCAGGTCTTCTTCATGCGCGTGGCCATGGGCCTGGCCATCGAGGAGCCGCAGAAGGAAGAGCGCGCCATCGAGTTCTACAACCTGCTGTCGTCCTTCGACTACATGTCGTCCACCCCGACCCTGTTCAACGCCGGCACCCTGCGTCCGCAGCTCTCCAGCTGCTACCTGACCACCGTTCCGGACGACCTGTCGGGCATCTACAACGCCATCCACGACAACGCCATGCTGTCCAAGTTCGCCGGCGGCCTCGGCAACGACTGGACCCCAGTGCGCGCGCTGGGCTCCTACATCAAGGGCACCAACGGCAAGTCCCAGGGCGTCGTCCCCTTCCTGAAAGTGGTCAACGACACCGCCGTGGCCGTGAACCAGGGTGGCAAGCGCAAGGGCGCCGTCTGCGCCTACCTGGAAACCTGGCACCTGGACATCGAGGAATTCCTCGAGCTGCGCAAGAACACCGGTGACGACCGCCGCCGTACCCACGACATGAACACCGCGAACTGGATTCCGGACCTGTTCATGAAGCGCGTGTTCGAAGACGGCACCTGGACCCTCTTCTCCCCGGCCGACGTACCGGACCTGCACGACCTCTACGGCAAGGCCTTCGAGGAGCGCTACGAGTACTACGAAGCCCTGGCCACCTACGGCAAGCTCAAGCTGCACAAGGTCATCCAGGCCAAGGACCTGTGGCGCAAGATGCTCTCCATGCTGTTCGAGACCGGCCACCCCTGGCTGACCTTCAAGGACCCGTGCAACCTGCGCAGCCCGCAGCAGCACGTGGGCGTGGTCCACAGCTCGAACCTGTGCACCGAGATCACCCTGAACACCAACAAGGACGAGATCGCCGTGTGCAACCTGGGTTCCGTGAACCTGGTGAATCACATCATCGACGGCAAGCTGGACGTCGAGAAACTCGGCCGCACCGTCAAGACCGCCGTACGCATGCTCGATAACGTCATCGACATCAACTACTACTCGGTCGACCAGGCGCGCAACTCCAACCTCAAGCACCGTCCGGTGGGCCTGGGCATCATGGGCTTCCAGGACGCCCTGTACCTGCAGCACATCGCCTACGGTTCCGACGCCGCCATCGACTTCGCCGACAAGTCCATGGAAGCCATCAGCTACTTCGCCATCCAGGCCTCCTGCGACCTGGCCGACGAGCGCGGCGCCTACGAGACCTTCCAGGGCTCCCTGTGGTCCCAGGGCATCCTGCCGATCGACTCCCAGAAGCTGCTGATCGAAGCCCGTGGCGCCAAGTACATCGAAGTCGACCAGAGCGAGAGCCTGGACTGGGCCCCGGTGCGCGAGCGCGTCAAGAAAGGCATCCGCAACTCCAACATCATGGCCATCGCCCCGACCGCGACCATCGCCAACATCACTGGCGTATCGCAGTCCATCGAGCCGACCTACCAGAACCTCTACGTGAAGTCGAACCTCTCCGGCGAGTTCACCGTGATCAACCCCTACCTGGTGCACGACCTTAAGGCGCGCGGCCTGTGGGACCCGGTCATGGTCAACGACCTGAAGTACTACGACGGCTCCGTGCAGCAGATCGAGCGCATCCCGCAAGACCTGAAGGACCTGTACGCCACCGCCTTCGAAGTCGAGACCAAGTGGATCGTCGACGCCGCCAGCCGCCGCCAGAAGTGGATCGATCAGGCCCAGTCCCTGAACCTCTACATCGCCGGCGCCTCCGGCAAGAAGCTGGACGTGACCTACCGCATGGCCTGGTACCGTGGCCTGAAGACCACCTACTACCTCCGTGCCCTGGCCGCCACCAGCACCGAGAAGTCCACCATCAACACCGGCAAGCTGAACGCCGTGAGCTCGGTGATCGACGAAGGCCTGCAGGCCGCTCCGCAGCCGGCTCCGGTACCCCAGGCCTGCTCCATCGACAACCCCGACTGCGAAGCCTGCCAGTAAGCGCGCGCCGCTCAGCGGCGCGCTCGATCAAGGGCAAGACTCCTCCCCTCTCCCTCCGGGAGAGGGGCCGGGGGTGAGGGAAACCTCAGCAACACCGAATCCGAACAGCACGTCCACACACCGGGCGTGCAGGCCAGGCAAAGCACCGCCGGCCAGATCATCGCTTTAGCGTGCAACCATACTCACGCATCCAGACACCAGGAGAGGAACCATGCTCAGCTGGGACGAATTCGACAAAGAAGACCCCACCGAAGCCAAAGCCGCGCCCGCCATCGCCCAGGCCGCCGCACAGAACGCCGACAAGCTCGACGACGAAGCCGCCGGCTCCGTGCAGGACGCCCGCGCCGTTTCCGCTGACGACTCCGATGCCGTCGCCCGCGCCAAGAAGGCCCTCGACGACCTCGACATCCAGGAAGGCCTGGACGACCTGGAAGGCTCCGCCGCCCGCGTACAGGTGGGCGACAAGCAGATGATCAACGCCCGTGCCGACCTCAACCAGCTCGTACCCTTCAAGTACGACTGGGCCTGGCAGAAGTACCTGGACGGCTGCGCCAACCACTGGATGCCCCAGGAAGTGAACATGAACGCCGACATCGCTCTGTGGAAGAGCAAGGACGGCCTCAGCGAAGACGAGCGCCGCATCGTCAAGCGTTCCCTGGGCTTCTTCTCCACCGCCGACTCCCTGGTTGCCAACAACCTGGTCCTGGCCGTGTACCGCCTCATCACCAACCCCGAATGCCGCCAGTACATCCTGCGCCAGGCCTTCGAAGAGGCGATCCACACCCACGCCTACCAGTACTGCATCGAGTCCCTGGGCATGGATGAAGGCGAGATCTTCAACATGTACCACGAGATTCCGAGCGTCGCGAAAAAGGCCTCCTGGGGCCTCAAGTACACCCGCTCCATCTCCGATCCCAAGTTCGAGACCGGCACCCCGGAAACCGACCGCCAGTTCCTGCGCAACCTGATCGCCTACTACTGCGTACTGGAAGGCATCTTCTTCTACTGCGGCTTCACCCAAATCCTCTCCATGGGCCGCCGCAACAAGATGACCGGCACCGCCGAGCAGTTCCAGTACATCCTGCGTGACGAGTCCATGCACCTGAACTTCGGCATCGACATGATCAACCAGATCAAGATCGAGAACCCGCACCTGTGGGATGCCCAGATGAAGGACGAAGCCACCCAGATGATCCTCCAGGGCACCCAGCTCGAGATCGAATACGCACGCGACACCATGCCGCGCGGCGTACTGGGCATGAACGCCGCGATGATGGAGGACTACCTCAAGTTCATCGCCAACCGCCGCCTGACCCAGATCGGCCTGAAAGAGGAATACCCGGGCGCCAGCAACCCCTTCCCGTGGATGAGCGAGATCATGGACCTGAAGAAGGAGAAGAACTTCTTCGAGACCCGCGTGATCGAGTACCAGACCGGTGGCGCGCTGAGCTGGGATTGATTCCGGGTCACGTAGTTTTTCAACAAACACTGAAACTTTTTCACTGAATGTTGAAACGAATGCACCGAGGCGGTGCACAGCCGCTGCCTGGGGAGGCAGCGGCGACAGCCATCCACGGGCGGCTGTAGTAACAGGGCAAGGCCATTAGCCCCAAAGGAGTTGGGGTAGAAAGGAGTAAGAAAAAGGGCCGGTGAGCAACGCTCACCGGCCCTTTTTCATTGGTATGTGGTTCGCTTGCTGCCACTATTAAGGACACTAGCACCTTAGGGCGGCCGAAGCCTTTGGCCGGGATAAGTCGGGACGCCGCATCAGGCTGGCCCAGACGTGCACGTCGATGGTCATCAGTGGCGATAACGACACCAGCACTGCCGTCCAGAACTGGTTCCCGCTAATTGGCCAGCTTCTCAACGCGCCGTTCGTTTTATATCCACCATCGGGGATAGCCTGCAACACCAGTACCCGGAACTGTCAGCCCAGCACATCGCCGACCTCATTGCGCGCACATCCAAATAACGACGCCGACCTCCGCTTTTGACTGCGAATCCTTGCGCCCATTTGATGGATGCGGCCGGCCTAAAGGGCGCGCAATCAACTTACTGGCAGATGGCTCATCTTATCCAGGCGAGCTACTTCCCAGGCGTCTCCCCTCGCCATCGAGGGTGCGTAGGGTTTTCGCCAGGTACAGCGCCACTGCATTTGGTGCCCAGTTTCCGGCCGGTTCAAGCAGGCGCCGGCGCACGAAACGATAGTCCCGGAGTGGAGCCTTCAGCGCCTCCGCAATGCCACCGTCGCGCTCGGCCAGTTCGGCGAAGCGTCGCTCGATGTCAGTATCCAGTGCGGTGAGCGCCTGCTCGTCGAGAATCCAGATATCGCCCCCGAAGTTAGGGAAGGAGGCCATCTGGTATGACAGCAGCATCCGTCCGATATCGTGGCTGAGCACATGCAGCCCGCTTTGCGCCTGCGCCACCTCGGGCGCAGCGCCGTAGCGTTCGGATAGCGATTTTTCCAGGTGAACATGTGCCTCTATGAGGCCCGGCAACCAGCGTGCGTAGGCGGGCCACACCGAACGCAAGTCTGCGACGCTCTGCGGCAAGTTCTTGAGGTGGGCAACCGCATCATCGAGCCGGCGAACTTGTTCGGAGAGCGAGGCATCGTCGGCTTGCTCGGACAACTCGCGCAGCCGTTTCAAGTTTTGGGTGAAGGCCTCGAGGTTCTCGGTCTCGTAGGGCATGCCGTTGAGGTTGTAGTAGAGCAGCACGTTGGCCGTCGCCATCGTCGCCATCGTGCGCATCTCCTGAAGCGCTTGGCGGTCCGGGGCCCCCAGCGCCTCGCCCCTGGCGCAAGCCAGCAGCATCAGTATCAGCAAGTAGTTCAGCAAACGGCTTTTATCGTTATTGTCGCGTTTCAAGACGCTCATCCTTCACCAGCTTTGTCGGTACCTATCCCGCGAGCGACGACTCAAGTCCCTACTCAGACTTGAAGAGAGTATCGTCGAGCTACTCTGGGCATCAGCTGAAATCCCCATCGGTCAATACCGACCAATCGCGCCACTGTTCAATCTCCCTAGCCACCGCCGCAAGCTTTCCTGTCACCACCTGCAGGGCGTCGGAACCTGCCAGATAGCGCAATGGCGGACTTTCTTCGGCAGCCAACCGCACCAGAACAGCTCCCAGCTTGGCCGGGTCGCCTTTCTGCCTATGGTTATTGGTCTCCGACGAAGCCCTGATCTTCCTGCTGAACTCGGCGTAGTCCTCCAGACCCTTTCCGCCCAGGACAGCCGAGGTGCCATCGAGGAAATCGGTGCGAAACGCCCCCGGCTCGACGATAGTGACGCGGATGCCGAACTGCGCCACTTCCTGCACGAGCGCTTCGGAGAAGCCCTCCACTGCAAACTTCGCCGAGCAGTACAACGCGGCGCCGCCCATGCCAGCCAGGCCGGCGATCGACGAGACATTGAAGATGTGCCCGGCCCGCTGCCGACGCATCACAGGCAACACAGCGCGGCACACGTGAAAAATGCCGAAGACGTTGGTTGCGAACTGCCGCTCGGCCGCCTCAGCGTCGTTCTCCTCGAATGGTCCCAATTGACCATAGCCGGCGTTGTTCACCACCACATCGACACGTCCGAAATGCCGCACCGCCTCCTCAACCACCGCAGCAGCTTGGCCTTCATCAGTCACGTCTAGTTGCAGCGGCAGCACACGGTCTCCGTAGCGCGCATACAGCACCTCGAGTTGAGCGAGATCGCGCCCCGTCGCCACTACGTTGGCTCCGGCCTCCAGCGCCGCCTTGGCGATTTCTGCGCCGATGCCACGGGAAGCCCCCGTGACGAACCATGTCTTGTTCATTGTTGTTCTCCTGGTTCGGTGGACTACGCAACCTGCCGTCACCCACATCGCAATGGCAGGTGCATTCGAAGCATATGAACAAATTTTTTATTTATGTTCAAATAGTATTCACAAGAATCTGGCGCGAAGTCGACGCCACCGCCTTGCAACCCACCCTGAGGAGTACGCCGTGCTGATCGATATCCATGCCCACCTTGTGACGAAGGGAATGCTGAATCGCCATGAGTTCTGGGGCCCGTTCATGAAAACCACCGGCTTCACCGTCGGGCACTTCTCCCTGGGCACCAAGCAGCCGTCCAAGGCACGGAACGACGCTGAAGCCGAGGCCAACTTGCTGGCACGTATGACCCACGAAAGCCGTCGCCGGCTGATGGCCGAGCGCGGCGTGGACAAGCTGGTGGTTTCCGCGCCCTCGCATGCTTTCATGTACTGGGCCGGAGAATTCGGAACCGAGTACGCGCGCATCTGCAATGACGAGATGTCCGCCTATTGCCGCCAGGACCCACAGCACTTCGACTTCTGGTGCCATGCCAACTTGGCCGAGCCGGATGCGGCGGTGCGGGAAATTGAACGCGCCGTTACCCAACTGGGCGCCAAGGGCGTCTGCGTCGGCGGCACTAACTTCAACGGCATCGAGACCCATGACGAACGCCTGTTCCCGGTCTGGGAGAAGATCGAGCAACTGGACGTGCCGGTCATGGTGCACGGCTTCAACCAGTCCATTTACTGGGGCGAGAAGCACACCGACGACAAGTTCGAGACCACGTCGATCATTGGCGACTGCGTCGACGAAACGCTGTTTTTCTGGTACCTGATCTGCGGCGGTGCGCTGGACGCATTCCCCAACCTCAAGGCTTACATCACTCATGCCGGAGGCATGGCGGTATTCCAGCTCGGCCGGCTATGCGAGTTGAACAACGCCATGGCGCCGGACGCGCGCAACCAAAGGCCGTTGATGGAGTACCTGCCGAACTTCTACTTTGATCTCGATGTACATGCGCCCGGCTTACGCCGCGGCGTAGTCGAAGTGGTCGGAGTGGACCGTCTGGTCTATGGGACAAACTTCGGGGGTGCCTATGCGCATGGCGATCTCACCGCGAACCTGGATCTGTCCGATGAAGACCGGGAGAAGATTCGCAGCGGCAATGCCATCCAACTGCTCAAACTTGATGTACCTGGCGCAATCTGATTCCGACCAGTAAAAGCTGCGGCCCGCGATGTCGTGGGCCACGCTTCCTTAAGCATCGAGGCGCTGAATCACCAACTCTGCTCGATCACCGTTCGGAGTGGTCTTGGGCGCTCCTTGCACAACCGCGACTCCAATCAAAATCCACCCGCCGCCAAGTGGCAGACGCCTACGTCCAGGGGGTGGCAGGTAACTGCCATCCCTACAGCGACCCTTAGGTGGGCGTTCGCGCAAATTCCGCGCAGAAACACAAGTTTTCGGGGTAAACGATTTCGCTCAAACCGCCATATTGTCGATCAGGCGAGTGGTACCTAGCCACGCCGCAACCATGAGGCGGGCAGGAGATAGCAGAATATCAACTGGCTCGAGGGTGGCTGCATCACGAAGGTCTAGATAGTCAATTGGAGAGAAACCAGCCTGTTCCAACCGACTCTTGGCTGTGAGAAGAGTTTGGGAGACGGGTTCTCCCATCCTAAGTGACTCGGCCGCAGCACCTAAGACTCTGGGAATTGTCGCTGCGTTAATGCGTTGATCGGGGCTGAGATAGGCGTTGCGTGAAGAAAGCGCTAGCCCATCCTCCGCGCGATCAGTTGGGCAACCTACGACTTCAACGCCTGTGTCCAGGTCATGGGCCAAGCGTCGAACCATTGCGAGTTGCTGGAAGTCTTTTTCTCCAAAAATCGCCACATCCGGACGAACCTGGTTGAAGAGCTTAAGTACTACGGTTGCGACTCCCTCAAAATGCCCCGGTCTTGTGGCACCGTCTAAGTCGCGAGTAACGCCTGATACTGAAACGCTGGTTGCGTAACCCGCCGGGTACATCGTTTCGACACTCGGTGCCCAAACCAAGCTAACACCAGCGTCTTCAAGCAGCCTTAAATCGGTCTGTTCCTGGCGTGGGTAGTCCGCATAATCCTCATTGGGACCAAACTGACGGGGGTTTACAAAAATAGACACAACAACGTGCTCTGCTCGCATGGCGGCCGCGTTTACCAATGCCAAGTGGCCGTCATGCAGTGCACCCATGGTAGGTACCAAAACCACACGACCACCTGTGCGACGAAGATCTGCAATTGCTGCTCTCAAGCAAGAAACAGTACGAGCGATTTGCATCTGACCGATGAATCCTTCTGCGCTGAGTAGTTGTTAGGCTGATACTGCCGCAACAATATGGGATTAAAATGCGCCCTGCGCTGGAGCGCGCC
This genomic window from Pseudomonas furukawaii contains:
- a CDS encoding ribonucleotide-diphosphate reductase subunit beta → MLSWDEFDKEDPTEAKAAPAIAQAAAQNADKLDDEAAGSVQDARAVSADDSDAVARAKKALDDLDIQEGLDDLEGSAARVQVGDKQMINARADLNQLVPFKYDWAWQKYLDGCANHWMPQEVNMNADIALWKSKDGLSEDERRIVKRSLGFFSTADSLVANNLVLAVYRLITNPECRQYILRQAFEEAIHTHAYQYCIESLGMDEGEIFNMYHEIPSVAKKASWGLKYTRSISDPKFETGTPETDRQFLRNLIAYYCVLEGIFFYCGFTQILSMGRRNKMTGTAEQFQYILRDESMHLNFGIDMINQIKIENPHLWDAQMKDEATQMILQGTQLEIEYARDTMPRGVLGMNAAMMEDYLKFIANRRLTQIGLKEEYPGASNPFPWMSEIMDLKKEKNFFETRVIEYQTGGALSWD
- a CDS encoding ATP-binding protein; protein product: MNSIFLRIYGGMLVTLVLVALLGIFTIHQVNQVRADQYRESLARGTFRLMSDNLQPMNEVERRRAVVLWGRLLGIPLELRPMDGAKLDSGARNRLARGQVLVEQTGPHAARVYSLVSVGERLMLTGDVEQISEQLARATVYLLMDELVRFPVNEQPHRLASLKENKQFGFPMRLIPLKSADLDDDQRRRVDEGDTVMALGKDGDSIRVFAGMVDTPWVLELGPLHQMNPYPPQMLVLIGFLGLTLIGLTVYFLVRQLEHRLMGLESAATAIAQGKLDARVPARGADSVGRLAAAFNGMAEQLQRLISLQRELIRAVSHELRTPVARLRFGLEMIADAETESARRKYMDGMDGDIQELDKLVDEMLTYARLEQGSPALHFQRVDLDALFDQVIAELSPLRASVRIERGLCLNVGSDGAWVEAEPRYLHRALQNLVSNAMRHAESRVQLNYQIGHKRCRIDVEDDGPGVPENQWEKIFKPFMRLDDSRTRASGGHGLGLSIVRRIIYWHAGRAQIGRSDSLGGARFSLVWPRRQSEAESL
- a CDS encoding 4'-phosphopantetheinyl transferase family protein, which gives rise to MTSTHPICCGPLDATSPFPQALPGLVMRSCAFDPALLAADAFVQHGIPAPASIQRSVAKRQAEYFAGRLCARDALLALTGRADVPALGDDRAPLWPEGVSGSISHSHGLAAALVADQRQWRGLGLDLEEPLATPRALKLAAEILTPAELRRLAAFTPEQQAARITLTFSIKESLFKALYPLVGTRFYFQDAELLEADDDGRARLRLLIDLSAEWRAGRELDGWHCLFRERLLSLVAVEA
- a CDS encoding response regulator, whose amino-acid sequence is MEQEAWRVLIVEDDQRLAELTREYLEGNGLRVAIESDGGQAVARILKERPDLVVLDLMLPGEDGLSICRKLQGQFDGPILMLTARTDDMDQVLGLELGADDYVCKPVRPRVLLARIRALLRRSEAASEAPAPENPRRLEFGPLVIDSAMREAWLSERGIELTSAEFDLLWLLAVNAGRILSREEIFNSLRGIEYDGQDRSIDVRISRIRPKIGDDPMHPRLIKTVRSKGYLFVKEAAEGL
- a CDS encoding ribonucleoside-diphosphate reductase subunit alpha — its product is MQTDTTRENPQAVAPQAADSNQDLAATAPGQLRVIKRNGTVVPYTDDKITVAITKAFLAVEGGTAAASSRIHETVARLTEQVTATFKRRMPSGGTIHIEEIQDQVELALMRAGEQKVARDYVIYREARAAERKNARAGSDVAQPHPSIRITRADGSLVPLDMGRLTTIISEACEALAEVDGALIERETLKNLYDGVAEKDVNTALVMTARTLVEREPNYSYVTARLLMDTLRAEALGFLGVAESATHHEMADLYAKALPAYVEKGIEFELLDPKLKSFDLEKLGRALNHERDQQFTYLGLQTLYDRYFIHKDGIRFELPQVFFMRVAMGLAIEEPQKEERAIEFYNLLSSFDYMSSTPTLFNAGTLRPQLSSCYLTTVPDDLSGIYNAIHDNAMLSKFAGGLGNDWTPVRALGSYIKGTNGKSQGVVPFLKVVNDTAVAVNQGGKRKGAVCAYLETWHLDIEEFLELRKNTGDDRRRTHDMNTANWIPDLFMKRVFEDGTWTLFSPADVPDLHDLYGKAFEERYEYYEALATYGKLKLHKVIQAKDLWRKMLSMLFETGHPWLTFKDPCNLRSPQQHVGVVHSSNLCTEITLNTNKDEIAVCNLGSVNLVNHIIDGKLDVEKLGRTVKTAVRMLDNVIDINYYSVDQARNSNLKHRPVGLGIMGFQDALYLQHIAYGSDAAIDFADKSMEAISYFAIQASCDLADERGAYETFQGSLWSQGILPIDSQKLLIEARGAKYIEVDQSESLDWAPVRERVKKGIRNSNIMAIAPTATIANITGVSQSIEPTYQNLYVKSNLSGEFTVINPYLVHDLKARGLWDPVMVNDLKYYDGSVQQIERIPQDLKDLYATAFEVETKWIVDAASRRQKWIDQAQSLNLYIAGASGKKLDVTYRMAWYRGLKTTYYLRALAATSTEKSTINTGKLNAVSSVIDEGLQAAPQPAPVPQACSIDNPDCEACQ